In the Syntrophorhabdaceae bacterium genome, one interval contains:
- a CDS encoding P-II family nitrogen regulator — MKLIIAIIKPDRLEAVKEELYKAEVNLITVNEVLGHGRQMGVAEVYRGVREMGNLLRKIRLEIAVNENFVEPTINAIIKGAQTGNIGDGKIFVLDLVECIRIRTEERGGEAIG, encoded by the coding sequence ATGAAACTAATAATAGCAATAATCAAACCGGATAGATTGGAAGCAGTAAAAGAGGAACTTTATAAGGCAGAGGTGAATCTCATCACTGTGAACGAAGTCCTAGGCCACGGCCGTCAGATGGGTGTGGCAGAGGTATACCGCGGGGTCAGGGAGATGGGTAATCTTCTGCGAAAGATCCGTCTCGAGATTGCCGTCAACGAGAATTTCGTGGAACCGACGATCAACGCCATCATAAAGGGCGCACAGACCGGCAATATCGGGGACGGGAAGATATTCGTCCTCGACCTCGTTGAATGTATACGAATCCGTACGGAAGAACGCGGAGGAGAAGCGATCGGATAA
- the glnA gene encoding type I glutamate--ammonia ligase, translating into MKEVKKEKTSFRWNGAATSADIDNVTRLIKKNNIQIVDLKFNDLPGLWQHFSIPTAELTEIDDPMTSIWEEGIGFDGSSIRGFQKIQESDMILLPDPKTAVVDPVCEIPTLSILCDIYDPITKKPYTRDPRYVGKKAEAFLKTTGFADTSFYGPEYEFFLFNDIRFDQTENCGYYFIDSDEGEWNSGRDERPNLGYKPRYKEGYFPVPPHDSIQDLRSKITLKMLETDIKVEVHHHEVATAGQCEIDMKFGSLVKMADQCLMYKYIVKNMAKQNNMVATFMPKPLFGDNGSGMHTHISLWNKGENVFYDAKGYAGISKLGRYAIGGLLKHAPALLAFCAPTTNSYKRLVPGYEAPVNLVYSARNRSAAVRIPMYSENPKAKRIEFRPPDATCNPYLSFSAILMACLDGIISKIDPGEPTDVNTYHLPPEEAAKIPTVPGSLDESIAALEKDHEFLLRGGVFTKDVIDVWIEYKREAEIDPVRLRPHPYEFYLYFDM; encoded by the coding sequence ATGAAAGAGGTGAAGAAAGAAAAGACATCGTTTCGGTGGAACGGAGCAGCAACATCAGCAGACATTGACAACGTGACCCGCCTGATAAAAAAGAACAATATCCAGATCGTTGACCTCAAATTTAACGACCTGCCCGGTTTATGGCAGCATTTTTCTATTCCCACGGCAGAATTGACCGAGATTGATGACCCGATGACGAGCATCTGGGAAGAAGGGATCGGTTTCGACGGTTCCTCCATAAGGGGTTTCCAGAAGATCCAGGAATCGGATATGATACTCCTTCCTGATCCCAAGACAGCCGTTGTAGACCCTGTTTGCGAGATACCGACGTTGAGCATCCTCTGTGATATCTATGACCCCATTACCAAGAAACCCTATACACGGGATCCGCGTTACGTGGGGAAAAAGGCGGAGGCGTTCCTGAAGACAACGGGTTTCGCCGATACAAGCTTTTATGGCCCTGAATACGAGTTCTTTCTCTTTAATGACATCCGTTTCGACCAGACGGAGAATTGCGGCTACTACTTTATCGACTCCGATGAGGGTGAATGGAATTCAGGGAGGGACGAGAGACCAAACCTCGGATACAAGCCACGATACAAAGAAGGGTATTTCCCGGTCCCACCCCACGACTCGATCCAGGACCTGCGGAGCAAGATAACCCTGAAGATGCTGGAGACTGACATTAAAGTGGAGGTCCACCACCATGAAGTGGCAACCGCCGGACAGTGCGAGATCGACATGAAGTTCGGCTCCCTTGTCAAGATGGCAGACCAGTGCCTCATGTATAAATACATCGTGAAGAACATGGCTAAACAGAACAACATGGTGGCGACGTTCATGCCCAAGCCCCTCTTCGGGGACAACGGTTCGGGCATGCACACCCACATATCCCTCTGGAACAAGGGCGAAAACGTTTTCTACGACGCGAAGGGATACGCGGGGATCAGCAAACTGGGCAGGTATGCAATCGGCGGCCTCCTTAAACACGCACCGGCCCTCCTGGCATTCTGCGCGCCGACCACAAATTCATACAAGAGGCTCGTCCCCGGTTATGAGGCCCCTGTCAATCTTGTCTATTCAGCACGGAACCGCTCCGCGGCAGTCAGGATACCTATGTACTCCGAAAACCCCAAGGCCAAAAGGATCGAGTTCAGACCGCCGGATGCGACCTGCAACCCGTACCTTTCCTTCTCGGCGATACTCATGGCCTGTCTCGACGGCATCATCAGCAAGATCGACCCTGGTGAACCGACAGACGTCAACACCTATCACCTCCCGCCCGAGGAGGCGGCAAAGATACCTACAGTCCCGGGTTCACTCGATGAGTCCATTGCCGCCCTTGAAAAAGACCATGAGTTCTTACTGCGAGGGGGCGTCTTTACAAAGGATGTTATTGATGTATGGATCGAGTACAAGCGTGAGGCAGAGATAGACCCGGTGCGTCTTCGTCCGCACCCATATGAATTCTATCTCTATTTTGATATGTAA
- a CDS encoding type 1 glutamine amidotransferase, whose amino-acid sequence MENKILIVKHVEHEGPGLIADVLHSDGWGLETVELGKGETLPGDLREIAAVIVLGGPMNVYEIDRFPFLDDEEKLIRKAIVEEVPFLGICLGAQLLAKTCGVKVYKSEVREIGWYTVKTTKGGKRDILFRDVPERMTVFQWHEDTFEIPDGGILLATGRPCKNQAFKIGSNAYGLQFHIEVTSDMVRRWMEDEKDENAAKKTLSDTAKIEEVFLKQAGQLLNNFKQIVESSLRIRNVIDIFIEDGKRSQREKRPLWWDRKGHVFT is encoded by the coding sequence ATGGAGAACAAGATCCTCATAGTCAAACACGTGGAGCACGAAGGACCCGGGCTGATCGCGGACGTGCTTCACTCTGACGGGTGGGGGCTCGAGACCGTTGAGCTTGGAAAAGGGGAGACTCTGCCTGGAGACCTCCGGGAGATAGCTGCCGTCATCGTCCTTGGCGGGCCCATGAATGTCTATGAGATCGACAGGTTTCCCTTCCTGGATGATGAAGAAAAGCTCATCCGGAAGGCCATTGTTGAAGAGGTCCCGTTCCTTGGTATCTGTCTCGGCGCCCAACTTCTGGCAAAGACCTGTGGCGTAAAGGTTTACAAATCAGAGGTAAGGGAGATAGGATGGTATACAGTCAAAACAACAAAGGGAGGTAAAAGGGATATACTTTTCAGGGATGTCCCGGAACGTATGACCGTATTCCAGTGGCACGAAGATACCTTTGAGATACCCGATGGCGGCATATTACTGGCAACAGGAAGACCCTGTAAAAACCAGGCATTTAAGATAGGAAGCAACGCGTATGGTCTCCAGTTCCACATTGAAGTTACATCTGACATGGTCCGGAGGTGGATGGAGGATGAAAAGGATGAAAATGCCGCAAAGAAAACACTCAGTGACACGGCGAAAATAGAAGAAGTCTTTTTGAAACAGGCAGGACAGCTTTTGAATAATTTTAAACAGATTGTCGAATCATCGTTGCGGATCAGGAATGTAATAGATATCTTTATAGAAGATGGAAAACGATCTCAAAGGGAGAAACGTCCCTTGTGGTGGGACAGAAAAGGACATGTATTTACGTGA
- a CDS encoding methylenetetrahydrofolate reductase C-terminal domain-containing protein yields MITAERKPMAEIKAMLEPYRKILVVGCGSCVAECASGGEKEVGLLASALRMDAQMEGRTIEVQEMTLDRQCVYEFIDKLTGVVDRYDVVLSLGCGAGVQAVAEVFPDAFIVPALNTTFIGETKEPGVWIENCRACGDCKLGYFAAVCPVTRCAKGLFNGPCGGSKNGVCEVDPDTPCAWQLIVERLEKAGRTDLLEAFYPPADWSKQQGKGPRKIQREDQRSES; encoded by the coding sequence ATGATTACTGCGGAAAGAAAACCCATGGCTGAGATCAAAGCAATGCTTGAGCCTTACAGGAAGATCCTTGTGGTAGGCTGCGGATCCTGCGTTGCCGAATGCGCCTCCGGCGGGGAAAAGGAGGTCGGGCTCCTCGCGTCGGCGCTCCGCATGGACGCGCAGATGGAGGGACGAACGATAGAAGTACAGGAGATGACCCTTGACCGCCAGTGCGTCTATGAATTTATCGACAAGCTTACAGGCGTTGTGGACAGATACGACGTGGTCCTTTCTCTCGGCTGCGGGGCAGGCGTCCAGGCAGTGGCAGAGGTATTCCCCGACGCATTTATCGTCCCTGCCCTGAACACGACATTTATCGGCGAGACAAAGGAGCCGGGGGTTTGGATAGAAAACTGCCGTGCCTGCGGCGACTGCAAGCTCGGTTATTTCGCGGCCGTCTGTCCTGTCACGCGCTGCGCGAAGGGACTTTTCAACGGGCCTTGCGGCGGCTCAAAGAACGGCGTCTGCGAAGTCGACCCCGACACTCCCTGCGCGTGGCAGTTGATCGTGGAACGCCTTGAAAAGGCAGGCCGCACCGACCTCCTGGAGGCCTTTTATCCTCCTGCGGACTGGTCAAAACAACAGGGGAAAGGACCCAGGAAAATACAAAGGGAGGACCAGAGAAGTGAAAGTTGA
- a CDS encoding methylenetetrahydrofolate reductase yields the protein MKVDSNLKNVLTKDIFAVTAECGPPKGADPGIIQKKGDILKDYTDSVNVTDNQTGVVRLSSMAACAILRQGGLDPVLQMVTRDRNRIALQSDILGASALGIRNILCLSGDHQSFGNQQQAKGVFDIDSVQLIHTVRQMRDLGQIIGGEALSEPPKLFIGAVANPFADPFDYRVIRLGKKVAAGAEFIQTQCIYNLKRFKEWMEQVRERGLDKKVYILGGVTPLKSARMAEYMSKQVAGMDVPDDIIDRMKGVEPKEQRREGIKIAVETIMALKYMEGVHGVHIMAIEWEDIVPQIVEEAGLYPRPKISEE from the coding sequence GTGAAAGTTGACAGCAACCTGAAAAACGTTCTTACAAAAGACATCTTTGCCGTTACCGCCGAATGCGGTCCTCCGAAAGGGGCCGATCCGGGGATCATACAGAAGAAGGGCGATATCCTTAAGGACTATACGGACAGCGTCAATGTGACGGATAACCAGACCGGGGTCGTCCGCCTCTCCAGTATGGCAGCGTGCGCTATCCTCAGACAAGGAGGCCTCGACCCTGTCCTCCAGATGGTAACACGCGACCGGAACCGCATAGCCCTCCAGTCGGATATACTGGGGGCGTCAGCGCTCGGCATCAGGAATATCCTCTGCCTGTCAGGGGACCATCAATCCTTCGGGAACCAGCAGCAGGCAAAGGGTGTATTTGATATCGATTCCGTTCAATTGATCCACACAGTGCGGCAGATGAGGGATTTGGGGCAGATCATCGGCGGCGAGGCGCTTTCGGAACCGCCAAAGCTCTTTATCGGCGCTGTGGCAAACCCCTTCGCTGATCCCTTCGACTACCGGGTCATTCGCCTGGGCAAAAAGGTCGCGGCAGGGGCCGAATTCATCCAGACCCAGTGTATCTATAACCTGAAACGCTTCAAAGAATGGATGGAACAGGTCCGCGAAAGGGGCCTCGACAAAAAGGTCTACATCCTCGGCGGTGTGACACCGCTGAAATCGGCCCGTATGGCTGAATACATGAGCAAGCAGGTAGCGGGCATGGACGTCCCTGACGATATCATCGACCGGATGAAAGGTGTCGAACCGAAGGAACAGCGCCGGGAAGGCATAAAGATAGCCGTCGAGACCATTATGGCACTGAAATATATGGAAGGGGTTCACGGCGTCCATATCATGGCCATTGAATGGGAAGATATTGTCCCACAGATCGTGGAAGAGGCCGGGCTTTATCCCAGGCCAAAGATCTCAGAGGAGTAA
- a CDS encoding hydrogenase iron-sulfur subunit: MDQKTAGLNITIFFCQQLDTDQDKNRRSLEKELGSRIRFFPLPCSGRIDPLHLLRALESGADMVYLITCPEGACRYREGNLRAWKRVRYARKLIEEIGLEGTRIELITGTAATPVTIDEVARELLAREAVVGVSPVRNSGKHGAESGEHGAESEEHGAESKE; encoded by the coding sequence ATGGATCAGAAAACAGCAGGATTGAATATTACCATATTTTTTTGTCAGCAACTGGATACCGATCAGGACAAAAACAGACGTTCCCTTGAGAAGGAGCTTGGTTCGCGGATCAGGTTTTTCCCCCTCCCGTGCAGCGGCCGGATAGACCCTCTTCACCTCCTGCGGGCGCTCGAGTCAGGCGCGGATATGGTCTACCTGATTACCTGCCCCGAAGGCGCCTGCCGTTACCGCGAAGGGAACCTGCGCGCCTGGAAGCGCGTCCGGTATGCACGAAAGCTGATCGAAGAGATCGGGCTCGAAGGGACGCGTATAGAACTGATAACCGGGACGGCGGCAACCCCTGTCACGATCGACGAAGTGGCGCGGGAACTGCTTGCACGCGAAGCTGTCGTCGGCGTCTCACCGGTAAGAAATAGCGGAAAGCATGGAGCGGAGAGCGGAGAGCATGGAGCGGAGAGCGAAGAGCATGGAGCAGAGAGTAAAGAGTAA
- a CDS encoding glutamate synthase-related protein: MPPKYHIATSQSPNRFQKITRSGIIAWEEGCLKCARCVKKDCVYQVYEKRNLDNRQMLDSLDSVCMDCFRCVQNCPNRLIHKGLNPSYKVLGDHYWTPEIISNLWFQAESGRIPVSGAGYGGPFSGPGFDAMWTDMSEIVRPTRDGIHGREYISTTVDIGRKVVALELGPDGDITSSAPPLVEIPLPVIFDMLPWSPPGDNIPLSFLYGARALGTFAIVRQSGLNPVIREFLPHAIIYVDGNPDDLGAQLLGSVRIIEIPNGEDAITLQNRFKSINPELIVIIRLRLGSKTPEQALALTAQGAEALHCVADEYGLEEGSDPLFIKERMKEVHLHLVDKGVRDQITLIGGGGVAMAEHMAKLIICGADALTIDIPLLVAMECRVCRRCKEGITCPVELDSVDPLWGSVRITNLMAGWHSQLLEILGAMGIREVRRLRGEMGRAMFFEDLERETFSAMGKRG; this comes from the coding sequence ATGCCCCCTAAATATCATATTGCGACCTCGCAGTCACCGAACCGCTTTCAGAAGATAACCCGCTCCGGTATTATCGCCTGGGAAGAAGGATGCCTGAAATGTGCCCGCTGCGTAAAAAAAGACTGTGTCTACCAGGTATATGAGAAACGAAACCTTGATAACCGTCAGATGCTCGATTCCCTTGACAGTGTTTGCATGGACTGTTTCCGTTGCGTCCAGAACTGTCCCAACAGGCTCATCCATAAAGGCCTTAACCCCTCCTATAAGGTATTGGGCGATCATTACTGGACACCGGAGATCATATCAAATCTCTGGTTCCAGGCAGAGAGCGGCCGCATACCGGTTTCAGGCGCAGGTTACGGCGGACCGTTCTCCGGCCCCGGCTTCGATGCCATGTGGACGGATATGTCCGAGATCGTCCGGCCCACAAGGGACGGCATACACGGGCGCGAATATATAAGCACCACCGTCGACATCGGCCGCAAGGTCGTGGCACTCGAACTCGGTCCTGACGGGGATATCACCTCTTCGGCGCCGCCGCTCGTCGAGATCCCCCTGCCGGTCATCTTCGATATGCTGCCATGGTCTCCTCCGGGGGATAACATTCCGCTTTCGTTCCTCTATGGAGCAAGGGCTCTCGGCACATTCGCGATCGTCAGGCAGTCAGGTCTCAATCCCGTGATAAGGGAATTCCTCCCCCACGCGATCATCTATGTTGACGGCAACCCCGATGACCTGGGTGCACAACTGCTCGGTTCCGTTCGGATCATCGAGATCCCCAATGGAGAAGACGCAATAACCCTGCAGAACAGGTTCAAGTCAATAAACCCTGAGCTCATCGTCATCATAAGGCTGCGTCTCGGTTCGAAGACCCCGGAACAGGCGCTTGCACTCACTGCTCAGGGCGCTGAGGCGCTTCATTGCGTCGCTGACGAATACGGGCTCGAAGAAGGCAGCGATCCACTATTCATCAAAGAACGGATGAAAGAGGTACACCTTCATCTCGTGGATAAAGGCGTCAGGGACCAGATCACGCTCATCGGAGGCGGCGGTGTGGCAATGGCGGAACACATGGCGAAACTCATCATCTGCGGCGCCGATGCCCTTACAATCGATATACCGCTCCTCGTGGCAATGGAGTGCAGGGTATGCAGGCGGTGCAAAGAAGGGATCACATGTCCCGTTGAACTTGACAGCGTCGATCCCCTGTGGGGTTCGGTCCGTATCACGAACCTGATGGCCGGGTGGCACAGCCAGCTCCTTGAAATACTCGGCGCAATGGGCATCCGTGAGGTAAGGCGCCTCCGGGGTGAGATGGGACGCGCGATGTTCTTTGAGGACCTCGAACGGGAGACCTTCTCTGCAATGGGCAAAAGGGGTTAA
- a CDS encoding glutamate synthase-related protein produces MMDHFQFPEIKKAPSRFRNALGKYRVTITRACTNCGLCVELCPYGVYQAGSKRPKASCDHLCIGPSCSKNDFYCVDRCPEKAIHIRSNPTFEVLGDRRWPAELLAGTWHMAETGAIPHQDLNYKTGNSGGGFDKIRFVFPGKNGTGKTGTNDDISTAIELNRSGDSRPRITIPVPLYLGGMSFGSVSIVTMLSRVRAAVALNTFCCTGEGGYPEELMDYDDHIITQVATGLFGVREETIKRVRIVEFKYAQGAKPGLGGHLLGDKVTPRVAQMREAVAGSALFSPFPFHSVYSVEDHKKHVDWIKETNRKALVSVKVSTPTDVDMVVVGSYYAGAHIVQLDGSYGGTGAAPDIAKKNIAMPIEYALPKVHKFLLEEGIRDKITIIASGGIRSAYDMAKIIAMGADGVCLGTADLVALECIRCHHCESGRGCARGIATTDEELTGLMELEWGTQRIINMYSTWRAQLVNILKRLGMGSVTELVGRFDVLAHMDYIKEEEIEGELD; encoded by the coding sequence ATGATGGATCACTTCCAATTTCCTGAGATAAAAAAGGCTCCAAGCCGGTTCCGCAACGCCCTCGGTAAATACCGCGTCACTATAACCAGGGCATGCACCAATTGCGGATTGTGTGTGGAACTCTGTCCCTACGGTGTATACCAGGCCGGTTCAAAACGACCGAAGGCATCCTGCGACCACCTGTGCATCGGGCCTTCCTGTTCAAAAAACGATTTCTATTGCGTGGACCGCTGTCCTGAGAAGGCGATCCATATCCGTTCCAACCCGACCTTCGAAGTGCTGGGCGACAGGCGCTGGCCTGCCGAGCTTCTTGCCGGCACATGGCATATGGCCGAAACCGGCGCTATTCCGCATCAGGACCTGAACTATAAGACAGGTAATTCAGGCGGCGGTTTTGACAAGATACGCTTTGTCTTCCCGGGAAAAAACGGGACCGGAAAAACAGGTACAAATGACGATATCTCCACTGCCATTGAATTGAACCGTTCCGGCGATTCCCGTCCCAGGATCACCATCCCCGTGCCTCTCTATCTTGGAGGTATGTCTTTCGGCTCTGTAAGCATCGTGACGATGCTCTCCCGCGTAAGGGCCGCGGTGGCCCTCAATACCTTCTGCTGCACCGGTGAAGGCGGCTACCCTGAAGAGCTGATGGACTACGATGACCACATCATTACACAGGTCGCGACGGGTCTTTTCGGCGTACGGGAAGAGACGATCAAGCGCGTCCGTATCGTGGAATTCAAATACGCACAGGGCGCAAAACCGGGACTCGGCGGACATCTCCTCGGTGACAAGGTAACCCCCCGCGTGGCACAGATGCGTGAAGCAGTGGCGGGAAGCGCACTGTTCTCTCCGTTCCCGTTCCACAGCGTGTATTCCGTCGAGGACCATAAAAAACACGTGGACTGGATCAAGGAGACAAACCGGAAGGCCCTCGTATCCGTCAAGGTATCGACGCCGACTGACGTCGATATGGTTGTTGTAGGCAGCTACTATGCAGGGGCGCACATTGTCCAGCTCGACGGCAGCTACGGCGGAACCGGCGCTGCGCCTGATATTGCGAAGAAAAATATCGCCATGCCCATTGAGTACGCCCTGCCGAAGGTCCACAAGTTCCTCCTCGAAGAAGGGATCAGGGACAAGATAACGATTATCGCGAGCGGCGGCATCCGGTCGGCATATGATATGGCAAAGATCATCGCCATGGGGGCAGACGGGGTTTGTCTCGGAACAGCGGATCTGGTGGCGCTCGAATGTATCCGCTGCCATCACTGCGAGTCGGGACGAGGTTGCGCACGCGGCATTGCCACGACCGACGAAGAACTCACCGGTCTTATGGAGCTTGAATGGGGCACACAGCGCATCATCAACATGTACAGCACCTGGCGTGCCCAGCTTGTCAATATCCTCAAACGGCTTGGTATGGGAAGCGTCACAGAGCTTGTGGGCCGCTTCGACGTCCTTGCCCATATGGACTATATAAAAGAGGAAGAGATAGAAGGAGAACTGGACTGA